The genomic window AACGGCCGGGTCTTCCACAGGGGTATAGGCAAAGATCAGCGTATCTGGGTCGACCCACTGGGATTCGTCGGTGGGAATATCTGCCACCAGATCGCCGTCATTATCGGCATAACGTGACGACATATCAGCGCTTGCCTGAAGGGCAGCAACGCTGAAAGCACCGGTAATGGCAACGCTGAGCAGCGAACGCAGGAAGAAGGGCTGCTTAAACGGGTGAGTATGAACGCGCATGGAACACCTATAGGGGATAGGGGTGAAAACATCATTTACAGTTCAATCCTTGCAGAACCGGATGACGTTTCCACGACAGCGCCATGACACTTGAATGACACCTGAGGCGGGCTGATGCTAGCTGAACGCAATCACTGCCAACCCACCTGATGGACAATAACAACAACGATTTAAATCTTTGACACCTTCACAGCCGTGCCTGTAGCAACCAGGAATAGCATTGATTTACCACCTCCTGAAATTTCGCTGTAGTCGAGATCAATCCCAATAACCGCATTGGCCCCCATCTGCGCGGCTTCTTCTTTCAACTCATCAAGGCAGGCAATACGTGCATCGCGCAGAGCGTTCTGGGATGACTTGTTGCGACCACCAAAGAAATCACGCACCCCTGCAAACATGTCCTTGAAGACATTCATACCAAATACGCATTCAGCGGAGACGATATCGATGTGCTCTGTCACACGATAACCTTCCAAGTGTGACGATGTGGTAAGCGTAACTTTCTGCGACGACATGGATACCTCACGTTTTAGCGGATCAAGAAGCAAAAAATAAACAAGGCAGGCCTTAATAATATAAACCCAGGCTTAAAAAGGAAAAAATACAGTAGCCATGATTAAAACATATAAAGCTAAAAAAGGACCTGACAAAGCAGAAACAAAATAATAGATTACTATTCTTTACTTTTAAATATATTAGCCATCATCAAACTTATCAAAAACTTTCCAGCTGGTTCAGAAAATAAATAAAAACAGCTATCCACCGCTTAAATTAGTCAAAAGCAGTATCCCTAAAAATGTGAAGATTAAAGATAATAAGCATTATTGCCAAAAGTTCAGTTTGTTAAAACTTCACATAAATCATCCCCTATGGCATGCTGCATTGCACTTGCCGATATTTCTCGCGGAGAAAACAATGAGCCTTGGGGCCCGACTTATCCTGATTGCGGTTGGTCTGGTGTTAGTAGCAGCCCTGGCTACCTGGCAAGTCTTTGACCGGATGATCAATGGCGTTATTGAACAATGGGGAACACAGGTCGCCGAAGTCCAGGTTCGCTACGATAGCGCCCGCCTGCTGCGGCCTCTGGAACGCGAAATAGCCCTGGCGCGGCAAATGGCTGACTCCCCGATTATCCAGGACCTGGCGCATACCCCGGATAATGACAGCCTTTTCCAGAATGCCCTGGCTGAAATGGAGCGCTTTCGCGGCAACTTTGGTGCCAATAACTACTTTATTGCCTACGCCCACAATGGCGCCTATTACTATAATAATGCCGATAATGAGTTTGCTGATCAGCGCTTGCGTTACTACCTGTCAGAAGACGACCCCGATGATGCCTGGTTCTACCGTTTGATCGAACAGGGTCGCGATATTCACCTCAACGTTAACCCTGATACCGAGCTGAACGTCACCAAACTCTGGATTGATGTGCTGATGCGTGACCGGGTAACCAATGACATCCTGGGTATCGTGGGTACCGGCATAGACCTTGAAACCATCTTGGCTGAAACCGTCGCGATTGATCAGCCCGGCATTACCACTATCTTTGTTGACCATGGCGGTGCCATCCAGCTGTATCGCGACCGTAACTTTATTGAATATGCCAGCCTGGTCAAACCGGAGGGGCAAAAAAACCACCTGACGCAGTTGATCAGCGGGAGTGAAAGCCGCCAGCACACCCTCAGCCTGCTGGAGACGGCCAAGACAACACCGGGCGATATTCACACTGCATTTGTGTCAGTGGAGAACAAACGCCACCTGATGGGCGTTGTCTGGCTGCCCAGTGTCGGTTGGTATGAAGTCACCCTGATGGATCTGGATGTGATCATGCCCTCCTCGCATTTCATGCCTTTACTGCTGACGGGCATCAGCATTCTTATGATCAGCATCGTGTTGCTGCATGTTGCCGTGCGGCGCTTTGTGTTGAAGCCGATCAGCCAGCTCGAAGCCGCCATGCAAGCCCTCAAGGGCGGCTACTATGATAGCCGTGAGCTGCCCAAGGGAAACGGCGAGATGGCTCGGCTGATCTGGCATTTCCACGACATGGCCAACACCATACAGACACACACCAACGAGTTGGAAAGCCGAGTTGAGGCACGTACGGCTGAACTCGACAAACTGGCCCGCTTTGACTTGTTGACAGACCTGCTGAATCGCCGTGGTACTGAAGAGGCCCTGAAACAGACCTGCCTTAGAGCCGAACGGGAAGAGCAGTCTCTTTGCCTGTTATGGCTCGACATTGACCGCTTCAAGCTGATCAACGATAACCACGGCCATGAAGCCGGTGATCTGGCTCTCCAGCAGGTCGCGGACTGCCTGCGCGAACAGCTACGCCCCTATGATGTAGCAGGGCGCTGGGGAGGCGACGAATTCCTGATCATGCTCTACCCCTCAACCCATCAGGATATGCAACAGATTGCTGAGCGGCTGCGTCATCGGATAGCGGATCAGGTAAGTCTCAATGGCGAGCCGATTACCGTCAGTATCGGCGGCTATTGCACTAACGAAGTCGAACCTCTCGCGGACATCCTCGCCTACGCCGACCGAGCGCTATACAAAGCAAAGTCAGAAGGGCGCAACCGGATCTGCACCGTCAAGGTGCCCCCTGGCCATCCATACGCCGGGACGTCCAACCACCGCGAATAAACCCCATCAGGTCATCGGCAAGCAGCAGCTCACCATCCTGAGGGTGGATGCCAATGCGCAATGGGCGCCCCTGATGACGGGCCTTTCGGGCCTGAACAGCATTCCAGGCGCGCAGAAAGGTGGCGCGCAAGCGGGTATCCGCTTCAAACCCCACCAATGGCAGAGGATCAAGCTGGCCGGAGCGAGTATCCAACAGGCCACGAGTGACCTCGATACGCCGATAGGGCAACATCGGCCAGCGTGTCTTGGGCAAGGCCCCCAGCGCCCAGGCGGGGGGCACATAGCTGCTCGGCTCTGGCAAGCCTTGCTGGTCAAACCAGGCAGCACTACGGCGCATCAAAGCCTCTATGCCTTCTGCGTCCAAGGCCAGGTGTTCGGCCACATCGCGAGAGATCAGGGCGGAATGCAGGCGATGCCAGAGGCCTTTTACATACGGCGCCTTATGGTGCCAGCCGTGGGCGGCAAGCTCGATGCCCTGGGCCGACCAGTCGGCCAGTTGGCGAATATCCTCCGCCTGCCAATCCCGCCCCGGCACCACCAGCAGGGTAATTTCATTATGGCCGTTATCCTGAAGCTGCCCAATCAGCCAGCGTACCCGTTCCAGGGTTTCAGGCATCACATCATGAATACTGATCAAGGCCTTCATGGCCGCCCTCCCCGTGCGTGGTCGGCAAGCACGTCCAACCATTGCGCCACGGTTTGCTGGTTCAGTGTGATAGCCGCCTGGCGGGCCTGCAGTGCCTTTTTCTGCCAGCGTTCAGCGGGCCACTCGGCCAGGGTATCGAGAACATCGGCAACGCTCTCCCCCTGGCGCAGCGGAATCAGTACATCCGCCAACTGCTGCCAGTCGTGAATACCGGCATTCTCGGAAACCAGCGCTGGCCGCCCGCGAGACAGGGCTTCCAGGGCGATCGAGCCAAACGTTTCCATATGCGAAGGCAGTACCAGAAGGCTCGACTGATCGATCAAGGCGCGCAGATCATCGCGGCTCAGCCAGCCTCGGTAGTCAAGGTTATCAAGCTCCCTGACGGCCTGCTCAACGACCTTGCGCAGCGGCCCGTCGCCGCCCATCACAAAATGTAATTCAGGATGGCATCGGGCAGCCTCAATAAAAGCATCAATATTCTTTTCCGCCGCCAGCCTTCCTGCATAGCAGACCTGGGCCAGGGTTACCGGTGGAGGCACCGCTGGCGCTTCCAGAAACCCCGGTTCAAGCGGCGTTCCCATGATGTCCACCTGGGTGGCGCCGAGTTTTTTTACCTGCTGCACCAGGTCACTGT from Halomonas sp. CH40 includes these protein-coding regions:
- a CDS encoding diguanylate cyclase, with the protein product MSLGARLILIAVGLVLVAALATWQVFDRMINGVIEQWGTQVAEVQVRYDSARLLRPLEREIALARQMADSPIIQDLAHTPDNDSLFQNALAEMERFRGNFGANNYFIAYAHNGAYYYNNADNEFADQRLRYYLSEDDPDDAWFYRLIEQGRDIHLNVNPDTELNVTKLWIDVLMRDRVTNDILGIVGTGIDLETILAETVAIDQPGITTIFVDHGGAIQLYRDRNFIEYASLVKPEGQKNHLTQLISGSESRQHTLSLLETAKTTPGDIHTAFVSVENKRHLMGVVWLPSVGWYEVTLMDLDVIMPSSHFMPLLLTGISILMISIVLLHVAVRRFVLKPISQLEAAMQALKGGYYDSRELPKGNGEMARLIWHFHDMANTIQTHTNELESRVEARTAELDKLARFDLLTDLLNRRGTEEALKQTCLRAEREEQSLCLLWLDIDRFKLINDNHGHEAGDLALQQVADCLREQLRPYDVAGRWGGDEFLIMLYPSTHQDMQQIAERLRHRIADQVSLNGEPITVSIGGYCTNEVEPLADILAYADRALYKAKSEGRNRICTVKVPPGHPYAGTSNHRE
- a CDS encoding glycosyltransferase, translated to MNETAEYSPEAPRLAAGQLRVAIFSDSLAERNGTGAYYHDLLAHLHQQVAVVETLQPKPRGRVDILSVPLPGDATQRLVVPNLWRVNRQLAELRPNIIVSVTPGPFGMLGLWMARRHGCGFISAYHTDFEGLADLYWGPVKKRVINGFLQGVNRFISRRSGTVLVNNSDLVQQVKKLGATQVDIMGTPLEPGFLEAPAVPPPVTLAQVCYAGRLAAEKNIDAFIEAARCHPELHFVMGGDGPLRKVVEQAVRELDNLDYRGWLSRDDLRALIDQSSLLVLPSHMETFGSIALEALSRGRPALVSENAGIHDWQQLADVLIPLRQGESVADVLDTLAEWPAERWQKKALQARQAAITLNQQTVAQWLDVLADHARGGRP
- a CDS encoding polysaccharide deacetylase family protein; amino-acid sequence: MKALISIHDVMPETLERVRWLIGQLQDNGHNEITLLVVPGRDWQAEDIRQLADWSAQGIELAAHGWHHKAPYVKGLWHRLHSALISRDVAEHLALDAEGIEALMRRSAAWFDQQGLPEPSSYVPPAWALGALPKTRWPMLPYRRIEVTRGLLDTRSGQLDPLPLVGFEADTRLRATFLRAWNAVQARKARHQGRPLRIGIHPQDGELLLADDLMGFIRGGWTSRRMDGQGAP
- a CDS encoding YbjQ family protein, with amino-acid sequence MSSQKVTLTTSSHLEGYRVTEHIDIVSAECVFGMNVFKDMFAGVRDFFGGRNKSSQNALRDARIACLDELKEEAAQMGANAVIGIDLDYSEISGGGKSMLFLVATGTAVKVSKI